A genomic window from Micromonospora ferruginea includes:
- a CDS encoding peptidylprolyl isomerase — protein sequence MAEAVYATLHTNAGPIRLELFPNHAPKTVRNFVELAEGTREYTDPRTGQPGSGPYYDGTISHRVISGFMVQMGDPTGTGRGGPGYKFADEFHPELRFDRPYLLAMANAGPGTNGSQFFITVGPTPHLNNRHTIFGQVADEQSVKVVDSIANTPTGPSDRPLQDVVIERVEIERQQS from the coding sequence GTGGCCGAGGCTGTCTACGCCACCTTGCACACCAACGCCGGCCCGATCCGGCTGGAGCTCTTCCCGAACCACGCGCCGAAGACCGTCCGCAACTTCGTGGAGCTGGCGGAGGGCACCCGGGAGTACACCGACCCGCGCACCGGCCAGCCGGGCAGCGGGCCGTACTACGACGGCACCATCTCGCACCGCGTGATCAGCGGTTTCATGGTGCAGATGGGTGACCCGACCGGCACCGGTCGCGGTGGGCCGGGCTACAAGTTCGCCGACGAGTTCCACCCCGAGCTGCGCTTCGACCGGCCGTACCTGCTGGCGATGGCGAACGCCGGGCCGGGCACGAACGGCTCGCAGTTCTTCATCACGGTGGGGCCGACGCCGCACCTGAACAACCGGCACACCATCTTCGGGCAGGTCGCCGACGAGCAGTCGGTGAAGGTGGTCGACTCGATCGCGAACACCCCCACCGGGCCGAGCGACCGGCCGCTGCAGGACGTGGTGATCGAGCGGGTCGAGATCGAGCGGCAGCAGTCCTGA
- a CDS encoding rhomboid family intramembrane serine protease gives MTERSGPAGDATEGPVPTTPVCYRHPDRETYLRCARCDRPICPECMRDATVGHQCPECVAEGRRSVRPARTAFGGGAAGREGYVTKALIGLNVLMMVFSVISARSGNALAGGGLGGLMGGSTPLTDWGGVIGLAILPDGSLGGVADGQWYRLVTAMFLHFGVLHLLLNMWALWVLGRTLEAVLGPLRFLALYLIAGLGGNVAAYVFTAPNRSTAGASTAIFGLFAAIFVIMRRMGRDTSAIVPILVINLIFTFTVPSISVAGHLGGLVVGAVTALVLAYAPRSRRTAFQVAGGALVLVALIGLALVRTAALTG, from the coding sequence ATGACTGAGCGCTCCGGGCCGGCAGGCGACGCGACCGAGGGGCCGGTGCCGACCACTCCGGTCTGCTATCGGCACCCCGATCGGGAGACCTACCTCCGGTGCGCCCGCTGTGACCGGCCGATCTGTCCGGAGTGCATGCGCGACGCCACCGTCGGCCACCAGTGCCCGGAGTGCGTCGCCGAGGGACGCCGCAGCGTGCGGCCGGCGCGCACCGCCTTCGGTGGCGGTGCCGCCGGCCGCGAGGGCTACGTGACCAAGGCCCTGATCGGGCTGAACGTGCTGATGATGGTGTTCTCCGTCATCTCGGCGCGCAGCGGGAACGCGCTCGCCGGCGGCGGCCTCGGCGGCCTGATGGGCGGCTCGACGCCGCTGACCGACTGGGGCGGCGTGATCGGCCTGGCGATCCTGCCCGACGGGAGCCTCGGCGGGGTGGCCGACGGCCAGTGGTACCGGCTGGTCACCGCGATGTTCCTGCACTTCGGCGTGCTGCACCTGCTGCTCAACATGTGGGCGCTGTGGGTGCTGGGCCGGACGCTGGAGGCGGTGCTCGGGCCGCTGCGGTTCCTGGCGCTCTATCTGATCGCCGGGCTCGGCGGCAACGTCGCGGCCTACGTGTTCACCGCGCCGAACCGGTCCACCGCCGGCGCGTCGACCGCCATCTTCGGCCTGTTCGCCGCGATCTTCGTGATCATGCGGCGGATGGGCCGGGACACCTCGGCGATCGTGCCGATCCTGGTGATCAACCTGATCTTCACGTTCACCGTGCCGAGCATCTCGGTGGCCGGGCACCTCGGCGGGCTGGTGGTCGGCGCCGTGACGGCGCTGGTCCTGGCGTACGCGCCACGGTCGCGGCGGACCGCGTTCCAGGTGGCCGGTGGCGCGCTCGTGCTGGTCGCCCTGATCGGGCTGGCCCTGGTCCGCACCGCCGCCCTGACCGGCTGA
- a CDS encoding PH domain-containing protein gives MLGRMDPQPSPARQWRVPRSLPLVKALGALAVAALGLLLAAGDPIRPALAGAVAAALLAWALRDVVAPVRLAVDPEGLTVIRGYVGRRRLPWAAVEAIRLDRRSRRGVTAETLEIDAGESLHLFGRRDLDAPLDEVAAALTAARSAAR, from the coding sequence ATGCTTGGGCGCATGGATCCACAGCCGTCACCGGCCCGGCAGTGGCGCGTGCCGCGGTCGTTGCCCCTGGTCAAGGCACTCGGCGCGCTCGCCGTGGCCGCCCTGGGCCTGCTCCTGGCCGCCGGCGACCCCATCCGCCCGGCGCTGGCCGGGGCGGTCGCCGCCGCGCTGCTCGCCTGGGCGCTGCGCGACGTCGTCGCGCCGGTCCGGCTTGCCGTCGACCCGGAGGGGCTCACCGTGATCCGGGGCTACGTCGGCCGGCGCCGGCTGCCGTGGGCAGCGGTGGAGGCGATCCGGCTGGACCGGCGCAGCCGTCGCGGCGTCACCGCCGAGACGCTGGAGATCGACGCGGGCGAGTCGCTGCACCTGTTCGGCCGCCGCGACCTGGACGCGCCGCTGGACGAGGTGGCCGCCGCGCTCACCGCCGCCCGCTCCGCCGCGCGCTGA
- a CDS encoding thiolase family protein, with the protein MSDAVIVGAVRTPVGRRKGSLAGVHPVDLSAHVLRALAERTGIDPGQVDDVIWGCVSQVGEQSWNVARNAVLAAGWPESVPGTTLDRQCGSSQQALHFAAATVLSGQADLVVAGGVESMTRVPMGTSVAGGMPFSAAILERYRGVEGVAEDSPLPFNQGVGAELIAERWRFSRTQLDEFALASHEKAAAAQDAGAFDPELAPVALADGGKFAADEGIRRDTSLAKLGELATPFRADGVVTAGSASQISDGAAALAVTTAEWASRHGLRPLARVHTAVVAADDPVTMLTAPIPATAKALRRAGLGIEEIGVYEVNEAFAPVPLAWLAETEADPERLNPRGGAIALGHPLGGSGARIMTTMLQHMRDNGIRYGLQTMCEGGGMANATIVELL; encoded by the coding sequence ATGAGTGACGCGGTCATCGTCGGTGCGGTACGGACCCCGGTCGGGCGGCGCAAGGGCAGCCTCGCCGGCGTGCACCCGGTCGATCTCTCGGCGCACGTGCTGCGTGCCCTGGCCGAGCGCACCGGCATCGATCCGGGCCAGGTCGACGACGTGATCTGGGGCTGCGTGTCGCAGGTCGGTGAGCAGTCCTGGAACGTCGCCCGCAACGCCGTGCTGGCCGCCGGCTGGCCCGAGTCGGTGCCCGGCACCACGCTCGACCGGCAGTGCGGGTCGAGCCAGCAGGCGCTGCACTTCGCCGCCGCCACCGTCCTCTCCGGCCAGGCCGATCTGGTGGTCGCCGGTGGCGTCGAGTCGATGACCCGGGTGCCGATGGGCACCAGCGTGGCCGGCGGGATGCCGTTCAGCGCGGCGATCCTGGAGCGCTACCGCGGGGTCGAGGGCGTCGCCGAGGACTCTCCGTTGCCGTTCAACCAGGGCGTCGGGGCGGAGCTGATCGCCGAGCGGTGGCGCTTCTCGCGTACCCAGCTCGACGAGTTCGCGCTGGCCAGCCACGAGAAGGCGGCCGCCGCGCAGGACGCCGGGGCGTTCGACCCCGAGCTGGCCCCGGTGGCGCTCGCGGACGGCGGCAAGTTCGCCGCCGACGAGGGCATCCGCCGGGACACGTCGCTGGCCAAGCTGGGCGAGCTGGCCACCCCGTTCCGCGCCGACGGCGTGGTCACCGCCGGGTCCGCGTCGCAGATCTCCGACGGCGCCGCCGCGCTCGCGGTGACCACCGCCGAGTGGGCCAGCCGGCACGGGCTGCGTCCGCTGGCGCGGGTGCACACCGCCGTGGTCGCTGCCGACGACCCGGTCACCATGCTCACCGCCCCCATCCCGGCCACCGCGAAGGCGCTGCGACGCGCGGGGCTGGGCATCGAGGAGATCGGGGTGTACGAGGTGAACGAGGCGTTCGCCCCGGTGCCGCTGGCCTGGCTGGCCGAGACGGAGGCGGACCCGGAGCGGCTCAACCCGCGGGGCGGGGCGATCGCGCTCGGGCACCCGCTCGGCGGCTCCGGCGCGCGGATCATGACGACGATGCTCCAGCACATGCGGGACAACGGCATCCGCTACGGCCTGCAGACCATGTGCGAGGGCGGCGGCATGGCCAACGCCACGATCGTCGAGCTGCTCTGA
- a CDS encoding response regulator transcription factor, with protein sequence MTADAAQRGLVLVVEDEPAIADLVRLYLTRDGFGVHLERDGTAGLAAARRLRPVACVLDIALPGLAGTEICRRLRAADDWTPVIFLTARDDEVDRVVGLELGADDYVTKPFSPRELVARVRAVLRRSAGTPVEQPRVLGAVTLDPVRRAVTAGGVPVQLTSTEFDLLAHLMARPGRVFTREELLAAVWGYAAHGGTRTVDVHVAQVRAKLGPAGVIRTHRGVGYAADA encoded by the coding sequence GTGACCGCCGATGCCGCGCAGCGCGGGCTCGTCCTCGTGGTGGAGGACGAACCGGCCATCGCCGACCTGGTCCGGCTCTACCTGACCCGGGACGGCTTCGGCGTACACCTGGAACGGGACGGCACGGCGGGGCTGGCCGCCGCGCGGCGGCTGCGCCCGGTGGCCTGCGTGCTCGACATCGCGCTGCCCGGCCTCGCCGGCACCGAGATCTGCCGGCGGCTGCGCGCGGCGGACGACTGGACGCCCGTCATCTTCCTCACCGCGCGCGACGACGAGGTGGACCGCGTGGTCGGCCTGGAGCTGGGCGCGGACGACTACGTCACCAAACCGTTCAGCCCGCGTGAGCTGGTCGCCCGGGTCCGTGCGGTGCTGCGCCGCAGCGCCGGCACGCCGGTCGAGCAGCCGCGGGTGCTCGGCGCGGTCACCCTCGACCCGGTCCGGCGGGCGGTGACCGCGGGCGGGGTTCCGGTGCAGCTCACCTCCACCGAGTTTGACCTGCTCGCGCACCTGATGGCCCGCCCCGGCCGGGTGTTCACCCGGGAGGAGCTGCTGGCCGCCGTCTGGGGGTACGCGGCGCACGGCGGCACCCGGACCGTGGACGTGCACGTGGCGCAGGTCCGGGCCAAGCTCGGCCCGGCCGGCGTGATCCGCACCCACCGTGGCGTCGGGTACGCGGCCGATGCCTGA
- a CDS encoding sensor histidine kinase — protein sequence MPEQPTMTLPVIRPGPPPARRRPGLSLTVRAVLVTCAVALVSVLVTALVAVPLAVRGAERRDQAALAAQARLAAEVLRVRPVRQRDNAGDRLIRQLGQQQVTVYVIRGGQVDRAGLPAPLVARVAAGGNVSGRRLVDGERRLVEARSLSGGDGVVLTRAVTAGPWRQVLRGLWLPLLAGLAAGAAAGLLLARRLARPIRIAAAAAARLRAGDRAVRVPVEPPDEVADLAHALNGLAAALATSEGRQREFLLSVSHELRTPLTAIRGYAEALADGVLDADAVPATGRTVLAEAEHLDRLVSDLLALARLEAADFPLEPGPVDLTRLAADAERTWSDRCAAVGVPFRVETPGVPVPAYTDPGRIRQVVDGLLENALRVVPPGAPVVLAVRPAGAGPAAGGVVEVRDGGPGFTDDDLAVAFERGALHQRYRGVRKVGSGLGLALAAGLVRRLGGDIAAGHAPEGGAAFAVRLPGDPYLARTSA from the coding sequence ATGCCTGAGCAGCCCACCATGACGCTGCCGGTCATCCGGCCCGGCCCCCCGCCCGCCCGCCGTCGGCCCGGCCTGTCGCTGACCGTCCGTGCGGTGCTGGTCACGTGCGCGGTGGCGCTGGTGTCGGTGCTGGTCACCGCGCTGGTCGCGGTGCCGCTCGCGGTGCGCGGCGCGGAACGGCGGGACCAGGCCGCGCTGGCCGCCCAGGCCCGCCTCGCGGCCGAGGTGCTGCGGGTCCGGCCGGTACGCCAGCGCGACAACGCCGGGGACCGGCTCATCCGGCAGCTCGGCCAGCAGCAGGTCACGGTGTACGTGATCCGGGGCGGTCAGGTCGACCGGGCCGGGCTGCCCGCGCCGCTCGTCGCCCGGGTGGCCGCCGGCGGGAACGTCTCCGGCCGACGGCTGGTCGACGGGGAACGCCGGCTGGTCGAGGCGCGGTCGCTGTCCGGCGGCGACGGGGTGGTGCTGACCCGGGCGGTGACCGCCGGCCCGTGGCGGCAGGTGCTGCGCGGGTTGTGGCTGCCGCTGCTCGCCGGCCTCGCCGCCGGGGCGGCCGCCGGGCTGCTGCTGGCCCGCCGGCTGGCCCGCCCGATCCGCATCGCGGCGGCCGCCGCCGCCCGGCTGCGCGCCGGGGACCGGGCGGTCCGGGTGCCGGTCGAGCCGCCCGACGAGGTGGCCGACCTGGCGCACGCGCTGAACGGGCTGGCCGCCGCGCTGGCCACCAGCGAGGGCCGGCAGCGCGAGTTCCTGCTCTCCGTCTCGCACGAGCTGCGCACCCCGCTGACCGCCATCCGCGGCTACGCCGAGGCGCTGGCCGACGGCGTGCTCGACGCGGACGCGGTCCCGGCGACCGGCCGGACCGTGCTCGCCGAGGCCGAGCACCTGGACCGGCTGGTCAGCGACCTGTTGGCGCTGGCCCGCCTGGAGGCCGCCGACTTTCCGCTGGAACCCGGTCCGGTGGACCTGACCCGGCTCGCCGCCGACGCGGAGCGCACCTGGTCGGACCGGTGCGCGGCGGTCGGGGTGCCGTTCCGGGTGGAGACGCCGGGCGTGCCGGTGCCGGCGTACACCGATCCGGGGCGGATCCGGCAGGTGGTAGACGGGCTGCTGGAGAACGCGCTGCGGGTCGTACCGCCGGGGGCGCCGGTGGTGCTCGCGGTCCGACCGGCCGGCGCGGGCCCGGCGGCCGGCGGCGTGGTGGAGGTCCGCGACGGCGGACCCGGCTTCACCGACGACGACCTGGCGGTGGCGTTCGAGCGGGGTGCGCTGCACCAGCGGTACCGGGGGGTGCGCAAGGTGGGCAGCGGGCTCGGGCTGGCGCTCGCCGCCGGCCTGGTCCGCCGGCTGGGTGGGGACATCGCCGCCGGGCACGCCCCGGAGGGCGGCGCGGCGTTCGCCGTCCGGCTGCCCGGAGACCCTTACCTGGCTCGTACATCGGCCTGA
- a CDS encoding glycosyltransferase family 2 protein, giving the protein MKLSILMPVYNEEERVADALKQALAVDYPCEIELVVVDDGSRDGTGEVLGRVDDARLRVITHQRNAGKGAAIKTAVDNAEGEYMVILDADLEYDPQDIPRLLEPVLDGRATVVYGNRTFGSHSSYSFWYVVGNKGVTLAANVLYNSYIGDLETCFKLMPLALYRSLQVRSRGFGMEAEVTGKLLRQRIRPYEVPISYRARGREEGKKITWKDGVEAIWILARERARRRPVGAAPR; this is encoded by the coding sequence GTGAAGCTCTCGATCCTCATGCCGGTCTACAACGAGGAAGAACGTGTCGCGGATGCGCTGAAGCAGGCGCTGGCGGTCGACTACCCGTGCGAGATCGAGCTGGTCGTCGTGGACGACGGCAGCCGGGACGGCACCGGCGAGGTGCTCGGCCGGGTGGACGACGCCCGCCTGCGGGTGATCACCCACCAGCGCAACGCCGGCAAGGGCGCGGCCATCAAGACCGCCGTCGACAACGCCGAGGGTGAGTACATGGTCATCCTCGACGCCGACCTCGAATACGACCCGCAGGACATTCCGCGCCTGCTGGAGCCGGTGCTCGACGGCCGGGCCACGGTGGTCTACGGCAACCGCACGTTCGGCAGCCACAGCTCCTACAGCTTCTGGTACGTGGTGGGCAACAAGGGCGTCACGCTGGCCGCCAACGTGCTCTACAACTCCTACATCGGCGACCTGGAGACCTGCTTCAAGCTGATGCCGCTGGCGCTCTACCGCTCGCTCCAGGTGCGCTCGCGCGGCTTCGGCATGGAGGCCGAGGTCACCGGCAAGCTGCTGCGCCAGCGCATCCGCCCCTACGAGGTGCCGATCAGCTACCGCGCCCGGGGCCGCGAGGAGGGCAAGAAGATCACCTGGAAGGACGGCGTCGAGGCGATCTGGATCCTCGCCCGCGAGCGCGCCCGCCGCCGCCCGGTCGGCGCCGCCCCGCGCTGA